The DNA segment AACCACCAAACATATCGCCTGCACCCTGTTTGGGTTCTTGCGATAGCACCAGGTAGACCAGAAAACCGGCCACGGCGATGTACAGAAAAATCAAGATGTTTTGCAGTATCTCCACGCTGAGCCTCCAGGGGCGCTTGTTGGTGCCGGGAATGGGACTCGAACCCACATGGCTGTTAACCGTCCGATTTTGAGTCGGGTGCGTCTACCAATTCCGCCATCCCGGCACGCAGGCAAAAGTTCTGGCCTATTCGCCAGCAAGTCTAAACTATAGTGCCTTTTGCACGGATTCGCAAGCCGAGCACTCCCAGAGCCCCCGCCAGCACCACCGCCCAATCCCCCCAGCGCACATAGAGCGTTTGGCCCTGCAGCAGAGCAAACTGCCCTGCCAGAAAGCCGGGTTGACGCTGGGGAATACGGGCCGTAACCCGGCCATAGGGGTCAATGATGGCGGTTACGCCATCGTTGCCGGCCCGGAGCAACCAGCGCCCGGTCTCCACCGCCCGCAGGCGGCCCATCTGGAAGTGTTGCAAGCCCCCAAAGCTGGGGCCATACCAGGCATCGTTGGAGCCGAGTTGCAAAACCTCTGCACCGTTCAAAACCAGCTTTCGCGCAACCGATGGGAAGACCGATTCATAGCAAATAAATGCGCCATATCTGTCCAGGAGCACGTAGGCCGTTCCAGGCGTGCGGCTGGCCAGATCGCCACCGAATCCGAAAGCCCGGAAAAAGAACCGATACACCGGGCGCAGGGCCTCGCTCCAGGGAAAGTTCTCGCCAAAGGGCACCAGCCGGTTTTTGTCGTAGAAGTGGGTGATCTGACCGCCCACCACCCGCACCGCCCGGTTTGTGAGGCCGGTCTCGAGGCCGCTCAAAAGCTCCCGGCTACCCAGCAAAGCCGGCAACTGGGGCGAAAAGCTCGCTACGGCGGTCTCGGGCCAGATCACGACCTGGGCCTCGGGATGGGCTTGCAGACCCTTGAGGGTGAGTTCCAGGTAGGTTTGTTCGGCAGAGAGGCCCTCGAGCTTTCGCAAGGGGTTGATGTTGCCCTGCACCAGCAGGGCGGCCAGGTTCCCCTGTGTAGTGGGCAGTGGCATGATCCATAACCCCACCCAAAACAACAAAATGCCCATTAACCCCAGGCTGTGAGCAGAAAAGACCACTCGCTCTTGCGCTACACGCCTTCCGGCAAAGTACAGACCGAGCGCCACCGCCAACACCAGTAGCGAAAGCAGGTAGACACCGCCCAGGCTGGCAAAAACCCGCCCCGGAGCCTCTACCAGCGCATAGCCCAAAAAGCCCCACGGAAAAGCGACTTCCCCCAAGGAGGTGAGGTACTCTTGCACCACCCACAGCCCGGCACGGGCGAGGGGTTTGTCCCGGGTCAGGCCAAACACAACCCCCCAGACGGCGGCCTTGATCAAGACCAGCGGAAGATAGGGCACTGCGCCCCAGGGCGTTTCAAATAGCACCACAAAACTAAGCGGTAGCCAGACCAGATGCACCGCCCAGAAGCCAATTCCAGCCAGCAAGCCAAAGCGAAAGCCCCCCCGCGTCAGGAGCCAGATCAGGGGCAGCGGGATCAAAAAACCCAGCGGCGTGGGCGGCAGGCAGAGCGCCAGCGCTACACCTAATAGAAGGGGAAGCCAGAACTGCACCGCTAAAGCATACGTCGTCAGGTTGAAAAACGCCTGAACATTCAGGCCAGACAACACCCTAGCCAATGAGGGCCATATGAGCCCACTTCATAACTTTTTCATGTCAAAATGAAGCAGCCATGCGCCTGGGAATTATTGCGGAAATTCACGCCAACCTGCCAGCGCTTGAAGCGGCGCTGGAGGCTCTACGCAAAGAGGGCATTGATCAGGTGCTGGCCGTGGGGGATCTGGTGGGTTATGGCCCTCATCCGCGCCAGGTAATCCGTAAGCTAGACCGAGAAGGTATCCCCTGCGTTCCGGGGGCCGCCGACCTCCGGGTGGCCTATCACCTCCCCTCCCCTGCCCGCGAAGGCATTGCCGAGACCACCATCATCTGGACCCGCGAACAACTAGGCCCCCGCGAGATGCATTTTTTGCGCAATCTGCGTTCGCGCCACCGTTACGACACCCCTGGGGGCCGCCTGATGGTGTTTCACGGCTCTCCAGAAGACCCTGAAAACAAAATTGATCTTAATGACGCGCACCCGGCAGAAATTTTGAAAATGCTGGAAAGCATCCGCTCACGTTATGCGGTGGTTGCGGGCAAGCACATCCCCTTTCGCCGAGTGGTACTCAAAGGGGTGGTCTACGACCCCGGCTCGGTGGGCTTGAGCCTGGGGGGTGAGCCTGGCGCCGATGTGCTCATTCTGGAAGACGACATCCACGGCGAAATTCATCACCGCTTTCTCAAGCTGCCCTACGATTACGGCCAGGTTACTTTCGACCTGGCCGCCTGGGAGTTGCCGGAGGTGCTGGCCGAAGTGGTGCGGCAGGGGCGATTCCCCAAGTAAAGCGGTTTGGGCATCTCATTTGCAGCCCACCACGCACATTGTTCACCAGCAGCACACTAACCCCGCTAGTTGTGATGAACAAGAACCTTTCCCTACCCCCACTGGATAAGCCATGCCAGAGACCTTACCCCAACCATCCGAGCTGGTGCTGCATCTGCTGGGCTCGCCTAGGGTGTGGTTAGGGGGACAGGGTATCACCCTGCCCACCAAAAAGCTTTTGGGATTGGTGGCTTATCTGGCCCTCGAGGGCCCCACTCCCCGCAGCAAGCTGGCTGGGTTGTTCTGGAGTGAAAACGACGAGGAAAGTGCGCGGCGAAACCTGCGCCGGGAACTCTTCCGCCTGCGCGAGACCCCGCTCAAAGACTGTGTACAGGTAGGCAGCAACGAAGTCGGTGTGGCGAGCCCTGCGCAAACCGATGTAGCCCGGTTCCGGGCGCTGGTGGAGCAGGGCCGATATGAAGAGGCTCTCAACCTGTACCGGGGCGCTTTGCTGGAAGCGCTCGAGCTGCCCGGAGCAGACGGGTTCAGCGAGTGGCTCGCACAAGAGCGCGAGGAGCTAGGCCGCCTGTGGCAACGAACCCTCCTGTACCAGGCTGAGAACCTCGAGACCCGGGGGGACTGGCGGGGGGCGCTGGAGATTCACCTGCAACTGCTGGCCCAGGACAGCCTGCAAGAGCGCCACCAGCGCGAGGTGATGCGGCTCTATTATCTGCTGGGAGAGCGCGAGGCGGCGCTGGAGCGCTTCGAGCAGTTCAGGGGAACCCTGAGGCAGGAACTGGGCCTCGAGCCCCTACCCGAGACCCTGCACCTGGCCGAACAGATTCGCAGCGCACGGTCGGTGGAAACCAGGCCCCTTGCCGTGCAGCCCGCAGGCTCTGTCCTGCCCCTAACTGCCCCACTGGTAGGGCGCGAACAGGTCTGGCAGCAGATGGAGAGCGCCTGGGCCGATGGGCAGTGGGTGCTGCTCGGTGGCCTGGCGGGGGTGGGCAAGACCCGCTTACTGCGCGAGTTCATGCTGCACCAGGGACGGCCCCTGCTTCACCAGGGCCGCCCCACCGATGCCTGCCTGCCTTTTGCTACCCTGAGCCGAGCCATCCGCGAACAGTGGCAAACCCAGCCGAACCCTGGGCTGGCGCCCTGGGTACGCCTCGAACTGGCCCGACTGGTGCCGGAACTGGAAGACGCTCCACCCCCACCCCTCAGGGCCCCCGACGAGCGCCTGCGCCTGTACGAAGCCTATGTGGTCTTTCTGGAAAGCGCCCTCCGAGAAACCGGCGGTTTGGTGTTCGACGACCTCCAGTACTTCGACCTGCAAAGCCTGGAGTTGCTCATGTTTGCGCTCCAGCGGCTGCACGAGCGGGGTCAGGCATATCGGTTTCTGGGGGCGTATCGCAGAGGCGAGCTTGGCCCAGAAGCAGAGCGCCTGCTCCGACAGCTACACGCCCTGGGCCCTGGTCTGGAACTCGAGCTCAAACCCCTCTCAGCGCCGCAGATGCTCGAGCTGGTGCGGCGGATGTCGGGTTCCCCCGAGGGCCAGATCTTTACCCAGAGACTTTACCGGGCTACCGCCGGCAATCCCTTTTTTCTGCTGGAAACCCTCAAAACCCTGTTCGAGTCGGGCCTGCTACGCATCAATCAGGAGGGCGGCTGGGAAACGCCGTTTGACCAGGAAACCAGCGATTATCGGGAGTTGCCCATCCCCAAAAGCGTTCGAGAGGCCGTGCTGCGCCGGGTGGAAAACCTGGGTGAAGGTGCCCGGCGGCTGCTGGAGGCTGCCTGTCTGGCCACAGATGGGTTCAGCCTGGCAACGCTGGGCGGGGCTACCGCGCTCTCCGAGTGGGAGGCCGTAGAAGCCCTCGAGCAAACCCTGGAAGCGGCCATCCTGGAGTCCAGTCCCCACGGCTACCGGTTCGCCCATGACCTCTTTGCCGAGTCGCTGCGGGAGGCCCTTTCCCCCGAGCGCAAACGCCTCTTGCACCGCAAACTGGCAGCCAGCCTGGAACGCCTGGACGGGCCTGCTGCCCAGATTGCCGAGCACCTCGAGCGAGCCCAGGAGCCTCAGGAGGTCATCCGCTGGCGCATCCGGGCCGCCCAGACCGCCGAACGGGTGTACGCCCACCCCGAGGCCCTCGCTCAGTACCAGCGGGCCCTGGAACTGGGCCTCAGGCTCCCCGAAGCCTTTGGGGTGCACCTGGCCCTGGCCAACCTGTATCAGAACCAACTGGACTATGCCCGGGCCCAGCAGGAACTGGAACGGCTAGACGGCACCGCCCGCTCCAGCAGCGAACAGGCCGAACTGGACGTGGCCTGGGCCCGCCTCCTGTTTCACCAGGGGCGCTACGAGCAGGCCAGGAGCAAAGCCCAGGCTGCCCTGGAGCGCGCCCCCGACGGCCCCAGCCGGGTGCTGGCGCTGCGGCTTTCGGGTTCGTCGTTGTTTCGGCTGGGGGATTCTGCGGGGGCCATCCGGCACCTCGAGCAAGGCCTCGAGGCAGCCCGGCAGTACGCCTTCGAACTGATACCAACCCTCTCTATAGACCTGGCCTATCCCCTGCTACAACAGGGCCAGACCGAGCAGGCCCGGCAGCAGGTGGAGCAGGCCCTGCGGCTCACCCAGCCCTGGCAGCGCGACCACGCCCTGGCCCTCAATGCGCGGGCCCGGCTGGAACTGGCCACCAACCAGACCGAACAGGCCGGGCAGACCCTGGGCCAGGCCCTCGAGGTGGCCTACCGGCTCCAGGACGAAACCCTGGCCTTCGCCTTCCTGACCAACCTGCTGCGGGTGCAGCTCGAGGCCGGGGCCCTGCCCGAAGCCCGTGACCACCTGCTGGAAGCCGAGACCCGTTTCAAAAACGCCCACCCCCGTACCCAGAGCACCCTCAAGCGCCGCCTGGCCGAGGTGGAGTACCTTTCGGGCCACCTGGGGGCTGCCCTCCGCGCGTTGCAGGCGGCCATCGCCATGGCCGATGCCCTGGGTGAGCGCGACCAGCAGGTGAGCCTGCGGGCCCTCCAGGCCACCTGGCTGGGCTATCTGGGGGCCTTGCCCCAGGGCTGGGAGGTTTGCGCGGCCCTAAAGCAGCTCCAACCCGAGTCCCCCCAGCTTCGCACCACCCAGGCCCTGCTCTACCTGCTGGAAGGCCGCCTCTCCGCCGCTCAGGCTCTGCTCGAGCCGCTTCAGGCAGAGCCCCCAAGCCTGCCCGAGGCCCAGGCTACGGTCTCTTGTTACCTGGGCCTGCTGGCCAACCGCCAGAAAGAGCCCGAAAAAGCCCTGGCCCTGGCCCAGACCCGCTACCCCAGCGGGGCCCTGCAAGCCCTGAACCTGGCGGTGCGCCTCGAGGCCACCCGCCAGCTCGGCCAACCGCTGGAGCCCTTGCTCCTGGAGGCCCAGGCGCTGTTGGCTTCCGGCAAAGCCCCCCCGCTGGAGGGGCTCGAGCTGCGTCGCGTTTTGTTAGAAACCCTTCCAAACAGCCCATTGCGCCGGGAGACCCAGCAGAGCGTACAGGCCCTGGCCGCAACGCTCGAGGGCTACCTCGAGCTCAAGCAGACCTTCTTGCAAAGGCAGCGAGACGGGCTCCGATAAACAAGCAGCCCACAAATGGCTGGGCAGCTCAACCCAGCCCCCAAGTCCCCCATCACAAACTTTGCAACACCCGTAGGGATTGCCTTGCAACGCCTTTGCAACGCTCGCTTTCCTAGCCTTGGCTCACGGTGCAACCCATACACCGTAGCAAGGGGGAACCCATGACTTTTGCCAGAAGATTGTCACTGTTTACTTTGACGGGCCTGTTGCTGGCCTGTTCGGGGGGTGGGGGCGAAAAAGTGTTCACCCCGGAAAACGCCCATGGCAGCCCCCCTCCGGCTGGAGCCCAACTGGTCAGTCCGGAGGAGTTCCGGCAACTGAGCCAAGACCCCGATTTCCGCTGGGAGTCCCAGGCGGCCCGCCAGGCCCGTGAGAAGAAGGCCGAGGATCAGTTCAAAGCCGACCAGGTCAGCATCCAGAACCTGGTACGACAACGCCCCAGTTTGGGTGTTTTTCTCAAAGAGCCCGACCTGAGCGACCCCAACATCAAGAAGCTAGCAGGGGACAACTACCTGATCACCCTTACCAACAACGCCGGCCAGAGCGAAAGTGTGATTACCATGGGGCCGCGCGCCAAGCTCCGCGATCTGCTGGCCGCACATGAGCGCTATATGCGGGTAGACAATCAGCTGGGGCTGTACACAGAGGCTTACGATAGCCTGCCCGATGACCTCAAGACTGGGCTGCCCACCCCGGCCTCACTCTCCGGCAAAAGTTTTGCGGAGATTCGCACCGCGCTGGCCCAGCTCGAGCAGAAGCTCGAGGGGCAGGTAGCAGCGCTGGAAGAACGGGCGCTCCGGGCAGCCCAGCAACGCCTGGGGATAAGCGCTCAGGCCGACCCCTACCAGCCCCCCAATTTCCCCACCAGCCCTGCCAACGAGGAGCGCTCCGGCCTGGGCAGTGACCGCATCGGCAGGCAGTGCGACTATCGGGCCAGTGGCCTGTACAAGAACCTGCACTGGCCACTCAAGTACTTCACCACCAGCACCAAGAACCAGGGCCGCCGTGGCTCTTGTACTGGCTTTGCCCTGACCTCAGCAGCTGAAACTCTTGTAGCTGTTCGCGACGGGAGGTGGGTCAACCTCTCGGAGCAGTTCCTTTACAACAGGATCAAGACCGTCTGGGATGCCGACGACTACGATGAAGGCGCACCCACCGCCGACGTAGCCGAGAAGTTTAGCGAGAGTGGCTACCGCCTGCCATTTGAAGATCAGTGGAACTACAACCCCTCCCTAAAGCGGAAAGACGATGATGCCGCCGATGAAGAAGCGGATTACATCGGATCCTGCCTGGACTACAACGAGCGCTGCTCCAATACCACCCATCAAAGCCAGTTCCTGTGTACCCAGGTTGGCGGGAACTACTACTGCGGCAGCAGACCCCCCAGCAACAACGAGGGCTTCAAAATGAGCAGCTCGTATCTGCTATGGGAGAACGGCGACGACCTTCCCCTCAACACCATCCGCAACCTCCTGGCAGCCGGACGGCCCATGGTGGTGGCCCTGGAGGTCACTAGAGGGATGGATGATCTAGATTCGAACGGCTTCCTTTGGGACCATCGCGACAATGTGCTGGGTGGCCATGCCATCCATCTGGTGGGCTACCTCTCGAACAGCAAAATCCAGGAGAAGCTCTTCAATGCACCCAGTGGGCAGGGGGGCGGATACTTTATCCTGAAGAATTCCTGGGGCCGGTGCTATGGCGATGGTGGACTGGTCTACGTCTCGGTGAAATGGGCCAGGGACTTCTTCAAGAACATCACCGTCTTCAGCGCCTCCAGATCCAACATCTTCAAGAACCGCCCACCCAGCATCAGCATCACCACACCAGCCGATGGGGCTAGCTTCCCCTACAAGCAGTCCGTTACCTACAGCGCTTCTGTCACCGACCCCGATGGGGAAACACCCGCCGTCACCTGGACTTCCAGCCAGGACGGTGAACTGGGCAGTGGTAACAACGTGACGGCCCGCTTTAACTCCCCCGGGCTCCACACCATTACTGTCACCGCCCGCGATGCGCTGGGCTTTACGGCTTCGGCCTCCATCACCGTGCGCGGAACCAACCTGCCCCCCACCGCCGAAATCATCAGCCCCAACACCACCACCGCCCTGGTCGGACAAACCCTGTTGTTCCGAGGCCGGGGCCTGGACAGCGACGGGGCCTTCCCGGTAGAGCTGCCCTGTAGCAGCCTCACCTGGAGCAGCAGCAACAGCGCCGATACCCTGGGGAGCGGCTGTGAATTCACGGCCAGCTTTGCCA comes from the Meiothermus sp. CFH 77666 genome and includes:
- the secG gene encoding preprotein translocase subunit SecG — protein: MEILQNILIFLYIAVAGFLVYLVLSQEPKQGAGDMFGGSTDLFSTRGVTGGLYRITVVLGAIFVILAFSFRFFSR
- a CDS encoding metallophosphoesterase family protein, whose translation is MRLGIIAEIHANLPALEAALEALRKEGIDQVLAVGDLVGYGPHPRQVIRKLDREGIPCVPGAADLRVAYHLPSPAREGIAETTIIWTREQLGPREMHFLRNLRSRHRYDTPGGRLMVFHGSPEDPENKIDLNDAHPAEILKMLESIRSRYAVVAGKHIPFRRVVLKGVVYDPGSVGLSLGGEPGADVLILEDDIHGEIHHRFLKLPYDYGQVTFDLAAWELPEVLAEVVRQGRFPK
- a CDS encoding AAA family ATPase translates to MPETLPQPSELVLHLLGSPRVWLGGQGITLPTKKLLGLVAYLALEGPTPRSKLAGLFWSENDEESARRNLRRELFRLRETPLKDCVQVGSNEVGVASPAQTDVARFRALVEQGRYEEALNLYRGALLEALELPGADGFSEWLAQEREELGRLWQRTLLYQAENLETRGDWRGALEIHLQLLAQDSLQERHQREVMRLYYLLGEREAALERFEQFRGTLRQELGLEPLPETLHLAEQIRSARSVETRPLAVQPAGSVLPLTAPLVGREQVWQQMESAWADGQWVLLGGLAGVGKTRLLREFMLHQGRPLLHQGRPTDACLPFATLSRAIREQWQTQPNPGLAPWVRLELARLVPELEDAPPPPLRAPDERLRLYEAYVVFLESALRETGGLVFDDLQYFDLQSLELLMFALQRLHERGQAYRFLGAYRRGELGPEAERLLRQLHALGPGLELELKPLSAPQMLELVRRMSGSPEGQIFTQRLYRATAGNPFFLLETLKTLFESGLLRINQEGGWETPFDQETSDYRELPIPKSVREAVLRRVENLGEGARRLLEAACLATDGFSLATLGGATALSEWEAVEALEQTLEAAILESSPHGYRFAHDLFAESLREALSPERKRLLHRKLAASLERLDGPAAQIAEHLERAQEPQEVIRWRIRAAQTAERVYAHPEALAQYQRALELGLRLPEAFGVHLALANLYQNQLDYARAQQELERLDGTARSSSEQAELDVAWARLLFHQGRYEQARSKAQAALERAPDGPSRVLALRLSGSSLFRLGDSAGAIRHLEQGLEAARQYAFELIPTLSIDLAYPLLQQGQTEQARQQVEQALRLTQPWQRDHALALNARARLELATNQTEQAGQTLGQALEVAYRLQDETLAFAFLTNLLRVQLEAGALPEARDHLLEAETRFKNAHPRTQSTLKRRLAEVEYLSGHLGAALRALQAAIAMADALGERDQQVSLRALQATWLGYLGALPQGWEVCAALKQLQPESPQLRTTQALLYLLEGRLSAAQALLEPLQAEPPSLPEAQATVSCYLGLLANRQKEPEKALALAQTRYPSGALQALNLAVRLEATRQLGQPLEPLLLEAQALLASGKAPPLEGLELRRVLLETLPNSPLRRETQQSVQALAATLEGYLELKQTFLQRQRDGLR
- the lnt gene encoding apolipoprotein N-acyltransferase, which encodes MQFWLPLLLGVALALCLPPTPLGFLIPLPLIWLLTRGGFRFGLLAGIGFWAVHLVWLPLSFVVLFETPWGAVPYLPLVLIKAAVWGVVFGLTRDKPLARAGLWVVQEYLTSLGEVAFPWGFLGYALVEAPGRVFASLGGVYLLSLLVLAVALGLYFAGRRVAQERVVFSAHSLGLMGILLFWVGLWIMPLPTTQGNLAALLVQGNINPLRKLEGLSAEQTYLELTLKGLQAHPEAQVVIWPETAVASFSPQLPALLGSRELLSGLETGLTNRAVRVVGGQITHFYDKNRLVPFGENFPWSEALRPVYRFFFRAFGFGGDLASRTPGTAYVLLDRYGAFICYESVFPSVARKLVLNGAEVLQLGSNDAWYGPSFGGLQHFQMGRLRAVETGRWLLRAGNDGVTAIIDPYGRVTARIPQRQPGFLAGQFALLQGQTLYVRWGDWAVVLAGALGVLGLRIRAKGTIV
- a CDS encoding C1 family peptidase encodes the protein MTFARRLSLFTLTGLLLACSGGGGEKVFTPENAHGSPPPAGAQLVSPEEFRQLSQDPDFRWESQAARQAREKKAEDQFKADQVSIQNLVRQRPSLGVFLKEPDLSDPNIKKLAGDNYLITLTNNAGQSESVITMGPRAKLRDLLAAHERYMRVDNQLGLYTEAYDSLPDDLKTGLPTPASLSGKSFAEIRTALAQLEQKLEGQVAALEERALRAAQQRLGISAQADPYQPPNFPTSPANEERSGLGSDRIGRQCDYRASGLYKNLHWPLKYFTTSTKNQGRRGSCTGFALTSAAETLVAVRDGRWVNLSEQFLYNRIKTVWDADDYDEGAPTADVAEKFSESGYRLPFEDQWNYNPSLKRKDDDAADEEADYIGSCLDYNERCSNTTHQSQFLCTQVGGNYYCGSRPPSNNEGFKMSSSYLLWENGDDLPLNTIRNLLAAGRPMVVALEVTRGMDDLDSNGFLWDHRDNVLGGHAIHLVGYLSNSKIQEKLFNAPSGQGGGYFILKNSWGRCYGDGGLVYVSVKWARDFFKNITVFSASRSNIFKNRPPSISITTPADGASFPYKQSVTYSASVTDPDGETPAVTWTSSQDGELGSGNNVTARFNSPGLHTITVTARDALGFTASASITVRGTNLPPTAEIISPNTTTALVGQTLLFRGRGLDSDGAFPVELPCSSLTWSSSNSADTLGSGCEFTASFASAGTRTITLRATDPYGAQGSATRTFTVNNPPPSGPPVVTILNPKDNDSFLANNNIRLTYSLTDPGGGPGSQYTVVWRLIYGSQSWTIVPKTCTLNQIPFPCFTPADYGINNNGVKLMQLRLSITDPENLTGTDQVNISIGQVQ